Genomic window (Primulina eburnea isolate SZY01 chromosome 8, ASM2296580v1, whole genome shotgun sequence):
ccgaagagttcggacgatccgaagtaagttcggtggatccgatcatgaggtcaAGAGTCGATCGACACGtcggtttacatgcaagttcggacgatccgaagtgtaagttcggtggatccgatcatgaggtgtcaagagccgatcgacacgtgggagttcggacgttctgaagtgggttcggtggatccgaacatagcctataaatagtgctcgaaattcctcattttggatggcaagttcttgaagttgtgtctcatagttgagaggtttggaaggtttctagggttagttgttggtcgagcgatagccaagagctgccaggattggtagtgtagcgacgcctgagttacgaggcaatcgacatcaaagggctgtcgacggacgaaggtaaaccctaaacctttggtagtactagggagtactggttttgctagtcgagcatggtagtttcgttcattgagtatgcttttgttgcgtaggcttgtgctagacctgattagcggtgttgcgtaaggctaggcttgctgtgatagaggtacgaaagtactatccgagatatcctggtggagtatacattcttatatgtgttgcatgattatgtggtgcattgatatatgtcatatgatgcatgctattatgtcacgctttatgatgcatgttgcatttcatgttgagccgtatctccttcgagatagcctttattgttgagctgtatctctttcgagataagctatatcttgtggggccgctcagccctgtcttgtcttgtggacgcatggacaccgagagtacacagtggccgacgggtcgggagggcttcggtgatccgggacatttttggtccacgtctgttcttatagtggatgcagtgacccagaggagtaccgcgcggcactatccacttggcgcctctagactgagcatattgagatcctttgttactcctgtttcttgacctaccctggtatcatatcatagcatgtgcatttcatataggtttgtatactcatgcttttgtactgggcgttcttatcgctcatgtcctcggttttgtttatcttggacaccccattcccacggggcaggcctcaggttggacagctcaggaggaggaggacgttgagtagctggttggtttagttcttcggtatctttttgattcgatatggttgtaccgtatatttcattttagttgagttgtcctggattttcgattgggttgtataactatcttttggtgatagttttccgcctttatttctgattgtttttaattaagttaatcgcatgcttagttcttgattagtaggtgattctggaacgggtcactacatttatggtatcagagcatgcttacgattttgggatatagatttctgttttgggattttcgttgaccattttaccattttccccattctatcttgtagcgatggctgaccactttggtgacgagagtagtcagggaagtgtaggtcgttggggtgaccaggacgatcgtaggcgtcatcgtgaacatcgtcatcatcgggatggtcctaggcgttttgatttgcaccgtttcattcagatggggcctaagcctttagtcggcggtgagactcccgatgatgctgaggattggttagaacgcatggagagttgtttccgtgcattccagtgcaccgaggagcagcagatggagacccttagttttcttctcgagggccgtgcgcgtaagtggtggcgatcgacttctgctccgatagttcagtcccagggtagggtgacttgggccgatttccgtgcggctttcatgcagctatactttcctccagcccttcgccaggcaaagacgattgagctcctgaaccttaagcagtagtagtatgtctgttgatgaatatcagcagaagttcttcgagttgttaccctttgctcctcatatcagtggcagttctgaggccaagtatgaccatttccttcagggtcttaaccaggagatttttgatcgagtcactgtctgtgataatcctacttcttatgatgggttagtgaaccggtgtcgccaggcagagatcagtctccagcgtggtaggactattctttcttctagacctccgagcactttgagccctcgatctcagtctttcaagaagtcaggttcttcttcttctggatctggatcacggtctagcggtgtttttcgctttggtaagaagaaggtttcttgtgtgcattgtgggaagaaccatccatcggagcaatgccgatcagccgcgggagcttgttttcagtgcggagagatgggtcatatcaagaagaattgtcctcagttgcgaggtggagcaggatctggttccggatctcagacgactgttcagcagaggaggcagggtcaggcaatgggtagttcaaatcttcgacctcgtgcccaaggtcaggtttttgcgctgaaccaggatcaggctgcagatgagacagagagagtcatagcaggtacttttcgtttatgcggtattccttcttttgttcttattgataccggagcatcacattcattcatctctgcacgatttgttaagcgtcataagttaccgtatgtttctctagacgtcattctttccgtttctaccccgatgggtcattcggtgttagctaagcgtctagtgatgggttgtcccttagattttgagggtaacgaattgattgcgaatcttatgatcctggagatggaagattttgattgtattctaggtatagaccttttgactacctaccgagctaccgtggattgttaccagaagcttgttcagtttcgtacgactgagagctctagttggtttttctatggtgagggagcgcgttcctccgatgccagtggtatctgctctgaaagcctgtcgtgctttagaggcgggcggggaaggctacctcatctatgcgattgattcctccacaggtagtgttggtatagatgatattccagtggtttgtgaatttcctgatgtttttccagatgagattcctggttttcctccggttagagaggtggaatttggcattgagttaatgccagggactgcaccgatttctcgtgccccctatcgtcttgctccgtcagagatgagagaattgaagcagcaatttcaagatcttcttgataaaggttatattcgcccgagtgtttcaccttggggagctccagtcttgtttgtcaagaaaaaggatggatcgatgcgattgtgtattgattatcgccagctgaatcgtgtgacgatcaaaaacaagtatccattacctcgtatagatgacttgttcgatcagcttcagggtacctctatttactccaagattgacttgcgatcgggttatcatcagatgagagtcagagatgatgatatttccaagactgcatttcgtactcgatatgggcattacgagtttctagttatgccattcggattgacgaatgcgccagcggtgttcatggatctaatgaaccgagtctttcgtgattttctggatcagtttgttgtggttttcatcgatgatatcttgatttattctcacagtgtggaagagcatatccagcacttgaggattgtgttgcagattcttctcgagaagcaattgtatgctaagctgagtaagtgcgagttctggattgatcgtgtagtattccttggtcatgtgatttccaaggaaggaatttctgtggatcccagcaagattgaggcagtgctgaattggtcacgtcctacgacggtggctgagatccgtagtttcctaggtctggcagggtattatcgtcgcttcattgtgaatttctctcaggtagctagaccattgacgcaacttactcggaaggatgttccatttgagtggtcatctgagtgcgaagatagtttcagagagcttcgtcgacttctgacttctgcacctgttttggcgttaccatcaggatctgatggtttcagtgtttacaccgatgcctcttttcaaggcttagggtgtgtgttgacgcagaatgatcatgtgatcgcttacgcatccaggcagttaaaacctcacgaggagaagtaccctattcatgatctagaattagctgctattgtgtttgcgctaaaaatctggcgtcattatttgtacggggttaagtttgaaatctttactgatcataagagtctgaagtatctgttcactcaggctgagttgaacatgaggcaacgtcgttggatggatctacttaaagattatgactgcgagattaagtaccatccaggttctgcgaatctcacagccgatgctcttagtcgcaaggtgagagcctctgcacttcagaccagtgctatgattagtactatccaggattgttgttcgttgggatttaatttcaaacatcggaaaggtatggagtgcattcgtgttgctaccattttatctgagccagctttgttcgctcagactcgagatgctcagatgtctgatttcaagactcagagattagctcggttggctggtggagatagtaacttccattatcagtctaatggtcttctgtgtttgtctaatcgggttgtagtaccagaggatgacactttgagggaagagatcttgtctcaggctcatcgaagcaagttgagtgttcatccgggaagcaataagatgtataaagacttgaggacacgattttggtggaaagggatgaaacgcagcgtttatcagtttgtctccaagtgtctgatttgtcagcaggttaaggcagagcaccgtcgaccgggaggattattgctgaacttacctattcctgaatggaagtgagagcatatcacgatggacttcattactcacttaccattatCGTCAaggaacagtgatgctatttgggtagtggtggatcgactcaccaagtctgctcattttctgccatataaccgtgatttcactttcgatcgtatggctcgattgtatattcaagagattttacgtttgcatggagtgccagtcagtattgttagtgacagagatcctcgttttatctcacgattttggggtagtttccagtcagcattgggcacttcactaagtttgagtacggcttatcatccagagaccgacggtcagacagagaggactatccgtacacttgaggatatgatgcgagcttgtgttatggatttcggacccttggcaggatcatttgcctttgattgagttcgcgtacaacaacagctatcatcgtagtattggtatggcaccatttgaggcgttgtatgggcgacgttgtcgtactccattattctgggacgaagttggggaacgacatgttgagggaccggagttagtccagcaggctattgataaggttgcagtaatcaagaagcggattaagactgctcaggatcgacaggctagttatgcgaacaccaaacggcgacctctttattttcagccaggtgagaaagtgtttctccgagttttgccttttcgcaggattttgagatttggtctcaagggtaagctgtctccgagatttattggtccatttgaaatattggaaagcgtgggagatttggcttacagacttgcattgccgccatacctatcaagtattcatgatgtgttccacgtatctttgttgagacgatacgtagcagatgagtctcacatcttgcatccctctgaagttcaactagattcggatttgtcttacgtggaacgaccagtgcggattctcgatcgcaaagacaaggtgttgcggaataagataaTTCCTCTTGttttagttcagtggcagcgcagaggcactgaagaagccacttgggagttagagggtcgtatgcgttcagagcatccagagctcttttgagttgtgctttgtatatgtttgtgttttcagttgtaatcgaaagatcagttgtgttcaacaacaattgagatgtaataacgatgttgttatttcgttttgttcatcctctaagcctgatttcgaggacgaaatcttttaagggggggagaatgtagtagcccgaattccaaattgggtaattaacggattaatggtgattaagaaggtttaatgtgtaattttgaccgtggtcatgatcggacggaccgaagatggttcggtagcaccgaagagttcggacgatccgaagtaagttcggtggatccgatcatgaggtgtcaagagtcgatCGACACGtcggtttacatgcaagttcggacgatccgaagtgtaagttcggtggatccgatcatgaggtgtcaagagccgatcgacacgtgggagttcggacgttccgaagtgggttcggtggatccgaacatagcctataaatagtgctcgaaattcctcattttggatggcaagttcttgaagttgtgtctcatagttgagaggtttggaaggtttctagggttagttgttggtcgagcgatagccaagagctgccaggattggtagtgtagcgacgcctgagttacgaggcaatcgacatcaaagggctgtcgacggacgaaggtaaaccataaacctttggtagtactagggagtactggttttgctagtcgagcatggtagtttcgttcattgagtatgcttttgttgcgtaggcttgtgctagacctgattagcggtgttgcgtaaggctaggcttgctgtgatagaggtacgaaagtactatccgagatatcctggtggagtatacattcttatatgtgttgcatgattatgtggtgcattgatatatgtcatatgatgcatgctattatgtcacgctttatgatgcatgttgcatttcatgttgagccgtatctccttcgagatagcctttattgttgagctgtatctctttcgagataagctatatcttgtggggccgctcagccctgtcttgtcttgtggacgcatggacaccgagagtacacagtggccgacgggtcgggagggcttcggtgatccgggacatttttggtccacgtctgttcttgtagtggatgcagtgacccagaggagtaccgcgcggcactatccacttggcgcctctagactgagcatattgagatcctttgttactcctgtttcttgacctaccctggtatcatatcatagcatgtgcatttcatataggtttgtatactcatgcttttgtactgggcgttcttatcgctcatgtcctcggttttgtttatcttggacaccccattcccacggggcaggcctcaggttggacagctcaggaggaggaggaggaggacgttgattagctggttggtttagttcttcggtatctttttgattcgatatggttgtaccgtatatttcattttagttgagttgtcctggattttcgattgggttgtataactatcttttggtgatagttttccgcctttatttctgattgtttttaattaagttaatcgcatgcttagttcttgattagtaggtgattctggaacgggtcactacaatatatatgttataaataCTTTTAGTCACAATTGAAAATTTATCACGAGTAAAAGTATTTTTTCTTAGGAGTTATAGTTGATGATTGTCAAAAGctgaaaaatcatttaataacaaaaaaatagtcggaaaaataagattatcaaataaaaacaatatagaAAATCGAAAAAATGTCGTGATAAAGAAGCAAACTACGAGCATGTCATATTCCTGGATAAGGATTGTAAATAACATAATAGATGTTAAAGACGATCAGATACTTGTTGAGCATATCAAAATAGTTTTATGtatattataacaaactacgacaaagagctgttgagttgtcaaaatcaaccaagaagcATATTGGAAAATTTGTCAAGTGGATAAGGTACTTACTCTGATTTATATACCGTCTATGgtcatgattttttattttttatgactTAGTTTGTTTCAGTTGATAAATGTTATTAaccatgttttaattcatttaaatattattaaaatttagtaCATATATTTTCGGTAGTTTTGTTTttttacgtgcaacgcacgtgcatttttctagttaatacaaaatatatagatatttaaacaatttcattattttcaaaatatttttatttattttttaatcttaaattatttttttaaataccattatttttaatataatggATATGGATACCAATCACTAAATATTCAGATTTATATTTAACTTCATTTCACAATTTCAATATTAATCTCGTAAAAaataaatgacaaaaacttgtgtgagacggtctcacatgtcgtattttgttagacatatatgttatttgggtcatctattaaaaattattactttttatgctgagattattactttttatagtgaatatcggtagggttgactcgtctcacaaataaaaattcgtgagaccgtctcacaataaaTTTactcaaaataaatacatgtagTTACTGCGTTTATTGAATTTCTTGAAGTGCTCATGATATACACATCACAGACCTCTACCACCATCAGGTATATTTcattgttttattattattatttaacaaataaataaaataactaaataaatgggataatttaattttatcatGCTTTCAACTTAAGATTTTTCATTTGCTGTCACAAAATCTGGCTCCAACTAAGCGCGTTGAGCTCAATCTTCgactattatatatatatatatatatatatatatatatatatatatatatatatatatatatatatatatatatatataaattaatatatatatatataaattaataattactaAATGTATATGCAAATTAATATGTACCAAAAAAAGTCAACAGTTTATTTCTCACACACATGTAGTGTAAGTATGcgtgtatatatatgttgtattaACATTTCAAGAAATTTCTCACTGTTCTTGTCGTTTGAGCAACTTCGTACCAgaccaaataaataattttacaaAACTCATATCgtacatataatatttattgttcttaaaattgttaaaaataatctttaaaaagttagattcttgaaatatttacaATTTCtttgaaattatatatatatatatatatatatatatatatatatatatatatatatatatatatatatacctgaCAAATCATCGTTATCCTTTTACCCAAAATATTTATAGTGAGGTTGGATCAAAAAATGACCATAAGAGATAATAAACATATAGCAAGAGCTATACaaagaatttttatttaaattactcAAATAGTTATTGGGCTGTTATACAATATAGAAATTTGAGTTGTACTGTTATCACCCGCTATAACATTTGATAAATCGACGAGTTTTCGATTCTACAATCTTAAAAATATTTAGATTTATAATAACtttaaaaaaagaatccctaaaAATTTATTGTCAAAGATCAGTCTCAAAGTGAAATGAATTTAGCCAGCTAGCCACTCATATTCCTATAAACTTTTTCCATCATGTTATGCGTCGCCAAGTGTaggtttaatatttttatttaattaatcttacAACGTAAACATCTATTTACAGTACGACTTATATTACTTTATATATAGAATAAGCtctttgaattaattaaataatttgagaAACAACTAATAACCCCTTTTTTTGGAATAATATTATTTAGACAAaagtttgtgtgagacgatctcactttttattgtgaatatcggtaaattgacatgtctcacagattaagatccgtgagacggtctcatgtgagactcaCTCATTTATTTATTCGATCTTAATTTTATCATTAGATGGGAAATACATCATATATTAGTCGACGCGTTCaacttttttataaaaaaaaaaaatcaacaaaataaattaattggcgGCCATGATTCGATAAAGTCAActtcaaatatataaatataaatataaaaaaagaaCATGCAAACACGCATATGGTACGCATAAATAAAGCTGGAAGCTAAATATCAAATTTGACTGCGTCTGTTAATAATTCGGACGATACCTTTTCGATGAGTACTATCTCTATATAAGAACCTCCCACCCATTTTCTCTCATATTTTCAGAGCTTAAAAGCCAAATGGATCAGTTCAAATGTCTAATCAAGCTCTTGTTACCTCTTTGTCTGAGTATTATTTTATTCTCGAGCTCCATTTCAGCACAGCTCAGGCCAAATTTCTACTCAAACACTTGTCCTGACGTTGAGAAAAGTGTCCGAACAGCTGTGACGGCCAAATTCCGACAAACATTTGTTACAGTTCCCGCAACCCTTCGTCTATTCTTTCACGATTGTTTTGTTTCGGTACGTCCAATTTGAGTTAATGTTTCTTTAAATTCAATAAAGACGCATTAGCATTTAAATCCGATACGTGTGTATCAATGTATATAGGGGTGTGATGCATCGGTTATTGTAGCGTCTACGCCGGGGAATAAGGCTGAAAAGGATCATCCGGACAATTTATCATTGGCCGGAGACGGATTCGACACAGTGATCAAAGCCAAAGCTGCCGTGGATAAAGTTGCTAGATGCAAAAATAGCGTATCTTGTGCTGATATTCTTGCATTAGCCACTCGTGACGTCATTGTCCTGGTTCGTAAAATTGGAGCATTGTTATTACTGTTACTATTACTACTCTTGATGTTATATACAATACCATTGTGACATGtgcgtgtgtgtatatatatatacagtaaATTTATACATTTAGATTCAATAACATTCTAAATTTTTTGCTAATTTTATTCTGATATATGAATAATCATTTCTAAAATTTGTAAAACATAGGCTGGTGGACCTTCATATACTGTGGAGTTGGGGAGATTGGATGGTTTGAGATCAACTGAAGCAAGTGTTGATGGAAATTTGCCTCAGCCAACTTTCAATCTGAACCAGCTTACTTCCATGTTTGCGACAAGAGGCCTAAATCAGACAGACATGATTG
Coding sequences:
- the LOC140837651 gene encoding peroxidase 73-like, producing MDQFKCLIKLLLPLCLSIILFSSSISAQLRPNFYSNTCPDVEKSVRTAVTAKFRQTFVTVPATLRLFFHDCFVSGCDASVIVASTPGNKAEKDHPDNLSLAGDGFDTVIKAKAAVDKVARCKNSVSCADILALATRDVIVLAGGPSYTVELGRLDGLRSTEASVDGNLPQPTFNLNQLTSMFATRGLNQTDMIALSAAHTLGFSHCSKFSNRIYSFNRTNPIDPTLNRQYATQLQGMCPKNVDPTIAIDMDPTTPRTFDNAYYKNLQSGKGLFTSDQVLFTDTRSRPTVNTWASNTRAFNASFIQAITKLGRVGIKTGRNGNIRFDCGRFN